In Henningerozyma blattae CBS 6284 chromosome 6, complete genome, the following are encoded in one genomic region:
- the TBLA0F03230 gene encoding uncharacterized protein, with protein MGKFDVMTDNFDKSNPFLGYDLTEYSRESTVVTNNIQTSNTDASKENHSPLASPSKEQYQLQTHTLRNETYDTRTTTYTNSRNNSITDVDASLLARQNMIVNADEDEDDEEESYTAFILEENSPAAKKEGTSNSKVFFILLKSFVGTGVLFLPSAFQSGGLLFSNLLLLFFGIYSFWCYYILTLAKKVTNVNNFENIGSYLYGNWLKFIIVVSVVLSQLGFAGTYVIFTAENIKLVLEHVCNVKNLPIEILIFSQLIIFIPLSFLRKISKLAIPTLIANVLTLVGLILVVVLLLQHLISQGKINNGIGPDVIFYFNSSQWTTFVGIAIFSFEGVGLIIPVEDSMRNPEKFPLVLSLVLLVCTAIFMLIGTLGYLTFGKDITPVILSSFNQKNKFVSIAQLCYSIAILLSTPIQLFPVYKMVEEAIFKKNKNNTAISSTSSEPQDNDNEENKAMLTEKIILSGRDSNKIKWLKNLSRTTIVLLVTIISYFGSQDLSKFVAIVGSVACIPLIYIYPPFFHLKTHSLPNSLNLKFKWRVIIDITLLIFGLLAVLYTSYQSIFNS; from the coding sequence atgGGAAAATTCGACGTCATGAcagataattttgataaatccAATCCTTTCCTAGGGTACGATCTTACGGAATATTCGAGAGAAAGTACAGTGgttactaataatattcaaacaAGTAATACAGATGCAAGTAAAGAAAATCATTCACCACTAGCATCACCTTCAAAAGAACAATATCAATTACAAACACACACGTTACGTAACGAAACTTATGATACCCGTACCACAACATATACTAATTCGAGGAACAACAGTATTACAGATGTGGACGCTTCTCTGCTAGCAAGGCAAAACATGATAGTGAATGCcgatgaagatgaagatgatgaagaagaaagttATACTGCCTTTATTCTCGAGGAGAACTCTCCGGCTGCAAAGAAAGAAGGTACATCCAATTCAAAGGTATTTTTCATCTTATTAAAATCCTTTGTAGGCACAGGTGTCTTATTCTTGCCTTCAGCGTTCCAATCAGGCGGTTTATTATTCTCAAACCTCCTCTTACTATTTTTCGGCATTTATTCCTTTTGGTGTTATTATATCTTAACATTGGCTAAAAAAGTTACAAATgtcaataattttgaaaatattggcTCATATTTATATGGAAATTGGTTAAAATTCATCATTGTTGTTTCCGTGGTGCTATCTCAGCTTGGGTTCGCGGGAACTTACGTCATCTTCACTGCTGAAAACATTAAATTAGTATTAGAGCATGTTTGTAACgttaaaaatttaccaaTTGAAATCTTAATCTTTTCTCAATTGATCATTTTCATCCCATTATCCTTCTTgagaaaaatttcaaaattggcTATCCCAACATTGATAGCAAATGTATTAACTTTAGTAGGGCTAATCCTAGTAGTAGTGTTACTCTTACAACATTTAATATCCCAAgggaaaataaataatggaATTGGTCCGGATgtgattttttattttaattcatctcAATGGACAACCTTTGTAGGGATTGCAATTTTCTCATTTGAAGGGGTTGGTCTGATCATTCCGGTAGAAGATTCAATGAGAAACCCAGAAAAATTCCCCTTGGTTCTATCTTTGGTATTACTTGTATGCACGGCAATTTTCATGTTAATTGGGACTTTAGGGTATTTGACGTTTGGTAAAGATATAACTCCTGTTATATTATCAAGTTtcaatcaaaaaaataaatttgtatCAATTGCTCAATTATGTTATTCCATTGCTATCTTGTTGTCAACTCCAATTCAATTGTTCCCCGTTTATAAAATGGTAGAAGAAgcaatctttaaaaaaaataaaaacaatacCGCCATATCTTCAACTTCCAGTGAGCCAcaagataatgataatgaagaaaataaagctATGTTaactgaaaaaattatcctTTCTGGGAGAGATAGTAATAAGATCAAATGGTTGAAAAACCTTTCAAGAACAACTATTGTGCTACTTGTGACAATCATTTCATATTTTGGTTCCCAAGATTTAAGTAAGTTTGTGGCTATCGTAGGTTCAGTAGCTTGTATTCCattgatttatatttatccaCCCTTCTTCCATTTAAAGACACATAGTTTACCAAATTCACTAAActtaaaattcaaatggaGAGTTATCATCGACATTACTCTTTTGATTTTCGGATTGTTGGCTGTTCTATATACTAGCTATCAAAGTATCTTTAATAGCTAA